The genomic segment CGCTGGCTTGTCCGCCGGTTGAGCGCTCTTCGCGACGCTCGGCTGGGCGCCTGGGAGTGGCCCGAGCTTGGCCACACTGGCGCTCGGCTTGGGCGGAGCGGCGCCGCTCGAAATGGCTGACGGCGCTTCGGGGGCTGCACCTTGTGCTGGCACCTGGCTCGCGGCTCCGTTGCTTAGCGGAGCCGGAACGCCGCTGGTGGTTTCGACGGCGGACGGCGTGACCGCGGGTTGCTGCGCGGTATTGGGGGTGCGCAGCACATAGACGCCGGTTAGGACGCCTCCCAGGAGCACACTCACCCCCAAAAAAACTAGCAGCGGCTTCGCTGACTTCTGTTGCCGTGGGGATGCGAAGTTTGAGGTCTGCTCTCGTGGCTGCCCCGGCAATCCCTGGAGCGTGCCCGGACTTTGGGGGGGAGGGGACGAGTCCATGCCCACACCGATTGGGCGCTCGAGCTGCGGCGCCGGGGCGTCTTCGAGCGTCTCCGTTCTCCACCCTGCCTCGATGGCTGCTGTCTCGTTGGATTCGGCCTCGATGGATGCTGCCTCGTTGGATGCGGTGTCAATGCTTGCAGAGTCGATGGTCCCCGTCTGGCGCACTAGGGAGAGCGCGTCAGGTGCCCAATCAAGCCCCTTTTCCCCGCGCCGCAGCTCAGTCAACGGTTTGTCTCCGGTGTCCGCAGCGAGCGAGTGGAGCGCCTCACCCGTCATCTCGTGGGGAAACAACTCGGCGACCGCTTCCCCCAGCTCATCCGGTTGCACGTTGGGCAGGCCCAAGCGCCCAAGCTCCCGGGACACTTCCCGCGCGCTCACTGGACGGGCCTCGGGCTCTGGTGCCAGGCAGCGCAAGATCAGCGCCTCGAAGGCTTCGGGCAAGTCTGCGCGAAGTTGCCGCGGGGCAATGGGTGTCGCGTCGCGCGCGCGGCTCTTGAAGGGCAGCTCGCCAGTGACGAGCTCGTATAACATCACCCCAACGGCGAACAGATCGCTGCGGAGGTCCACTT from the Polyangiaceae bacterium genome contains:
- a CDS encoding protein kinase; its protein translation is MQAAVSPFGRYVLKARIARGGMGEVFLASAVGADGFEKRVVVKRVLPSLSGSQSFEQLFAAEARLMTRLEHPNIVQVFDYGRGSLGDAFLVMELVDGADLRAFHKAWQERHGSFPLGYASYIMQQVLRGLEFAHSKVELVHRDVSPGNVLLSRLGEVKVADFGVAQVELVDGVELVGKAGYVSPEQVAGSEVDLRSDLFAVGVMLYELVTGELPFKSRARDATPIAPRQLRADLPEAFEALILRCLAPEPEARPVSAREVSRELGRLGLPNVQPDELGEAVAELFPHEMTGEALHSLAADTGDKPLTELRRGEKGLDWAPDALSLVRQTGTIDSASIDTASNEAASIEAESNETAAIEAGWRTETLEDAPAPQLERPIGVGMDSSPPPQSPGTLQGLPGQPREQTSNFASPRQQKSAKPLLVFLGVSVLLGGVLTGVYVLRTPNTAQQPAVTPSAVETTSGVPAPLSNGAASQVPAQGAAPEAPSAISSGAAPPKPSASVAKLGPLPGAQPSVAKSAQPADKPACTGALQIFSNGSWSVSGGPSAVQSPGRYVWPCGRYSLSAVSRMDSTQRKGGSVVIADGRTATLDLR